Part of the Halostella litorea genome is shown below.
CGGCCTCGGCGGCCGCCAGCGCGTTCGGCAGCGAGCGAGCGTCGACGCTCACCCGCGCTCGCCCGTCGTCGCCGCGCTCACGGGCGGCCTCCAGTATCGACCGCACCGCCGGCGCGACCTCGTCGGCGTTCATCATCGTACATTAACGGACGGATTTGTACATAAGACTTGCGGGCCGGAGCGGGAGTCGAAGCGGTCTCACCGGCAGAACTAAGTGGGAGTGTAAAGTAGACTTTACTGTAAAGGTGGCTTTACACCACTTTTCCCGCCCAACACCCATGACTGAAACAGCACTCTCGGCAAAGGAACGGGTCGCAAGCCGCCGGCACTACCGCCGGCTCATGTTCGGCAGCATCGCCGTCGCGGTCGTCCTCTCGCTTTCGCTTCGCTTCCTCGACTACCCGCTGATCGGCGAGGCCGTGTACTGGCTCGGCATCGTCGGCTTCGCCGCCGCGGCGTGGCTCTCCCCGGTGGAGCTGTTCGACGAGCGCGACAACGAGGTCGAACGCCGGGCGAGCCAGACGACGTTAGGGGTCATCGGCGTCGTCCTCGTCGTCGGCGCGTCGGCGTCCCGCACGCTCGCCGCGCTGGATATCTACACGATGCCGGCGGCCGTCTGGGGCGCGCTGTACGGCTACGTCCTCGTGTTCGTGGTGTTCGGCGTCGCCTACACCTGGGTGAGCCGCCGCTCATGAGAAACGACCTCCGCGAGCGGCGCGACCGCGCGGACATGAGCCAGGCCGACCTCGCCGCGGCGGTCGACGTGACCCG
Proteins encoded:
- a CDS encoding DUF2178 domain-containing protein is translated as MTETALSAKERVASRRHYRRLMFGSIAVAVVLSLSLRFLDYPLIGEAVYWLGIVGFAAAAWLSPVELFDERDNEVERRASQTTLGVIGVVLVVGASASRTLAALDIYTMPAAVWGALYGYVLVFVVFGVAYTWVSRRS